A portion of the Salvelinus sp. IW2-2015 unplaced genomic scaffold, ASM291031v2 Un_scaffold4912, whole genome shotgun sequence genome contains these proteins:
- the traf6 gene encoding LOW QUALITY PROTEIN: TNF receptor-associated factor 6 (The sequence of the model RefSeq protein was modified relative to this genomic sequence to represent the inferred CDS: inserted 12 bases in 10 codons; deleted 2 bases in 1 codon) — protein MCYFRCRRNDLAXHMQEFTXMHMRCMAEYLHRHSLTGYTQPPSSEDRGAAAAELGPHAGASSSGAPCQCCGELQTMRETTQQLEAXSSAADHQLRELSIQAGLVAELRRKVTSRERDLKDLEAKQCQACVRVPLEGFSGYXHTQAAGQPVVXHSPGFYTGRPGYKXCLRLHLQTPXAQRCSNYISLFVHTMQGXFDGQLSWPFQXTIRLAVLDQGPDGQHHVEVMETKPDLQAFQRPTIQEPKGFGYVTXLHLESCKQRGFVHDDTLLVRARWTPRLRHALRREGAAMQPRGPRPPV, from the exons ATGTGCTATTTCAGATGCAGGCGTAATGACCTGG CGCACATGCAGGAGTTCA CGATGCACATGCGCTGCATGGCTGAGTACCTGCACAGGCACAGCCTTACCGGGTACACCCAGCCACCTTCTTCTGAGGACCGAGGGGCTGCCGCTGCAGAGCTGGGGCCACACGCAGGAGCTAGCAGCAGTGGCGCCCCCTGCCAGTGCTGCGGGGAACTGCAGACCATGCGGGAGACCACCCAGCAGCTGGAGGC GTCTAGTGCGGCAGACCACCAGCTACGTGAGCTGAGCATTCAG GCTGGCCTGGTGGCTGAGCTCCGTCGTAAGGTCACCTCGCGTGAGAGAGACCTAAAGGACCTGGAGGCCAAGCAGTGCCAGGCGTGTGTACGTGTGCCCTTGGAGGGCTTCTCGGGAT TACATACCCAGGCTGCCGGACAGCCCGTTG GTCACAGCCCGGGCTTCTACACGGGCCGGCCGGGCTACAA CTGTCTGCGCCTCCACCTCCAAACGC TCGCCCAGCGCTGCTCCAACTACATCTCACTGTTTGTTCACACCATGCAGG GATTTGATGGGCAGCTGTCGTGGCCCTTCC GCACCATCCGTCTGGCCGTGCTGGACCAAGGGCCTGATGGCCAGCACCATGTGGAGGTGATGGAGACCAAACCTGACCTGCAGGCCTTCCAGAGGCCCACCATCCAGGAACCCAAGGGCTTTGGCTACGTCA TCCTGCACCTGGAGAGCTGCAAGCAGCGGGGGTTTGTGCACGACGACACGCTGCTGGTGCGC GCGAGGTGGACGCCGCGGCTTCGACACGCCCTGAGGCGCGAGGGGGCGGCCATGCAGCCCAGGGGCCCGAGGCCTCCTGTGTAG